The following DNA comes from Magnolia sinica isolate HGM2019 chromosome 18, MsV1, whole genome shotgun sequence.
gacccaacctgagtttgggtcaggttgtcAAGTTCCTCGAGCTGGAAAATGCCAACCTGATTTGAATtttggttgggttcaggttgagcaaatttgggtcgGGCTaggtatttgatttttttttcccttcctttgTTTCTAGGGTTAGTGTTTTATATGTTTTCCTTTTTTGAAAATGGAATCCGTGTACCAGAGATGGTTACGTGGATGAAGAATGGTTCATCTGAAAATGCACATCATTTTGAGTTGGTTTAGTTACATTTCGTTCCCATATGTGAATGCATCCATGTTTTGTAGTTGAAGAGCTATTTGTAAAAAGAATCTCATCTACAAGGATAGTGAAGCTGTCCATCACCACTTATACAACGGTTAGCCATTTTCATTTTCTCCTTCGgttgattttttttctaatgtactTCATCTATTTGATCTTGACTAGGGTTTAACAATATCTATGCAATTGCAAAATTCTAACAGGAAAATGCTGTAAATTTGTTGATAATGAAGCTCGCATGTTCAAACTCCGCAGTCTATACATGAAAGAGTTGGCAATGCTCTGGTAATTGGCTCCCCAAAGTTGGCTACCTGTTTAGCAGATTTTGGGTTTTTGAGTGCTTAGAGCAAGCCCCACTTGCaccagcatatcatcaacataatttGAAATTTGTAAGTTGCTCATGCCCTATTTGGATGTGAAATTTAAGTTTAATCAAAGGTgaaattaattatataaaaaaagagGTTGCCCTCATATTGCAGTTACGTTTCTTTTATGCCTAATTTGATAAGTAAAGCCATTGTGCTTTTTGGGTCCTAATTGAAGAAAAATGccaatttggtttttattttttgtttcttttcctgATTTACTAGACCAGTAATTGCAATTGAATTCAAACTTGTATCAAAATGCGATTGTAGTTTTTGGGCCCTCATCGAAGAAACCCACCATGTACCAAAAACTAGGGCTTCAACATTGAGCTAAAATTCGATGACAATATATTCTATCAAGATGAAGAGCTTATACATGTTCTTCAAACAATCTTGCTGGTAACTTTTTAAAATCATAGATTTTTTTATTGGACATTGTCAAATACATGAATTTCTTAAATGGGCATCTGTTTATTCTCATTTTGAGGAATTTTGAGATTTGTGGTAGGATGATGCGCAGGGGATTTTTGACAATATAGCTAGGCTGCTTGATAGATCATGCTTCagctcatttctctctcttaaaCTTCTCCCATTCCCATTACttcgttatcattttttctaaaGTCCACATGCTTTCTGGTTTCATCACACATCTTATGCTAACTGTTCTGTTTCTTTAATATCTTAACATTTTTCCTAGATTATGTTAATTGTTCATTTAAACACTGCTAGGATAGAGAGTGTTGTCAATGCTGAATGTTCGATGGATGATCACAACCatgaccatcatcatcatcaccgtgATCATGAAGAACATGACCATAAACAGAAGTCAGTATATGCTCTTTAATCCTTTGCATTTTGGTTGAAAAGAAGATGCTTCTCTCCtcattgtatattgatgacactGCGAACTGATGTTGGGTTGTTCTTCTTTTAATGGGTATATTTCATATTTCTCATTTGTAGTTTCAGTCACAAAATCAAATGTTGGGTTGTTCTTCTTTTGATGAAAAAATATGAGAATTttatagattttctttttcttttctttattgttcttcttccttttctttttttttttttctgtaaagcTTGTTGGTCCTAATGAGATTTCTAAGCATCATGGCCATTTCGTTTGGATGCTCGGCTTCAGGAGAGTGTCTGCAAATTGCTGATATTGGAGAACTATATAATGTTGCTACAACCTTCTCCTGTGTTGTGACTATTGCACCTTCAGCAATGGAGAATATGTGAAATTTGGGTTAGGTGAATTAGAGCAATGGTGTGTGCAAGACAGATATATATTCTAATACTCCACACCGTGGAGCCCTGTTCATCCTTATGCAGGTTCATTTGGTAGAGTAGGAGCCCTGCTCATCCTTATGCAGGTTCATTTGGTAGAGTAGGAGCCCTGCTCATCCTTATGCAGGTTCATTTGGTAGAGCAGGTTTGCAActtctgagctttccatcaagtgggaTGCACTGTTTAGATCTTTTGGCCTAGAAATTAGGCCACTTCATACCTCAGGTGGGTCATAACATACAATACAAATGCATGGTTGGAAAATTTGTTTCAACAGAATAGCCTGAAACTTTTAAGCCAGAAGATTGAAACAATGTAGTCCCTGATAAGGGTTGGGTCATGAACTTTCTTCATTGAAGTCAATCATGTGATCCTATTGAATGCAGATGGAGAAAGACACTTCACCCTTCTGGGAAAAGGGTAGGGAGATGGACTGTGGATGAAGACAAGCACTTGAAAAAAGCTATGATGCTTTTCGGGCAGAAAAACTGGATGAAAATTGCTCAGTTTGTCCCTGGCCGAACTCAAGTTCAATATAGAGAGAGGTATTTCAAAATAATTTCCTAAAAATTTAACCAAACCAATTGCTTAAAACCATTAGTTACTATTCTGCCCCTATCTTGGGTATTTAGATTCTCTCTTTCTTATTGGTAGTAGCTGAGCATTTTAAAGTACTATTCTAATGCCACAAATAGTCAAAAGGGAGGCACATGCATAAAAAACAAGGGTTGTaggattcattcattcatatatatatatatatatatatatatatatatatatatatatataaaagaacgAACCATTGATTTGACTAAATTGCAGAGTCTTGACTGTGGTGACAGGTGGGTCAACACTCTAGATTCGTCTTTAAATATGGAACCATGGACTGAAGAAGAGGACTCTAAACTGAAAGCAGCAATCGCTAAACATGGACATTGCTGGTCTAAGATAGCAGCATTGGTGCCTCCGCGTACTGATAATCAATGCAGGAGGTATGGGCTTTTGCCTTCTTTGAGCATGGTTATTAACAAATGTTCTGCTCATGTTTTCATGTCCTGCTCAAAATGACATCATGTGTAAGTAATGTAACACTTAAAAACAAGGATGCATTTGGATGCTCTAGTGAAATGAACCGCAATGATACAAAGTCGAGGAGGAAACGACAAATGTGGGGCTAAAACCGCTCCCTTCATAATGAGGGAGTAGCCCCAACCTTAACATTTGGTCATTTCAATTCCAACTGGAGACGCATAAAATTGCAGGTTTAGTCATCATTATGTATTATATTAAGTTTCTTATTTTTTGTCATGTTTCAGGGATCGAGAGGGAGATTGGAGCACTGCAGCTAGAAGTATGTTAAGAACTTGGAATTGAATTTTGATACAATGTCATGCATTCCTAGGATACTTTTAGATCTGATTAGATTTAATTTAAGCTATCATCATGCAAG
Coding sequences within:
- the LOC131232793 gene encoding transcriptional regulator ATEG_03638-like codes for the protein MMLFGQKNWMKIAQFVPGRTQVQYRERWVNTLDSSLNMEPWTEEEDSKLKAAIAKHGHCWSKIAALVPPRTDNQCRRDREGDWSTAARSMLRTWN